One window of Brevibacterium pigmentatum genomic DNA carries:
- a CDS encoding small multidrug efflux protein, which translates to MNPIIEFFQGLAAQVPDLLQPFIIAAAGAVPFIEGEISSIIGVWAGMNPVLAGIAGAIGNFICVTVIVLLGARARRAVVNRQSEKRELATVGAGAGVGFAPVDGAAPEASATRNGSADVLSPGPAADGDAGDTATEGHLGEGGKPESKGRVKFKKFLTRFGVPGASLLGPLAIPTQITSTILVSAGVKTSWILLWQGIAIIAWTTLTTLIATGSLALLAG; encoded by the coding sequence ATGAACCCCATCATCGAATTCTTCCAAGGTCTCGCCGCTCAGGTTCCCGACCTGCTTCAGCCGTTCATCATCGCCGCGGCCGGGGCGGTCCCCTTCATCGAGGGTGAGATCTCCTCGATCATCGGCGTGTGGGCCGGAATGAACCCCGTGCTCGCCGGAATCGCCGGAGCCATCGGCAACTTCATCTGCGTCACCGTCATCGTGCTCCTCGGCGCACGGGCGCGCCGCGCCGTCGTGAATCGTCAGAGCGAAAAGCGTGAGCTCGCGACCGTCGGGGCAGGCGCCGGTGTCGGTTTCGCACCGGTTGATGGCGCTGCGCCCGAGGCAAGTGCCACGCGGAATGGATCCGCCGACGTTCTCTCCCCCGGTCCAGCGGCCGACGGCGATGCCGGTGACACGGCGACGGAGGGCCACCTCGGTGAAGGTGGGAAGCCCGAGTCCAAGGGACGGGTCAAATTCAAAAAGTTCCTCACCCGCTTCGGCGTCCCCGGCGCGAGCCTGCTCGGACCGCTGGCGATTCCCACCCAGATCACCTCGACGATCCTCGTCAGTGCTGGTGTGAAGACCTCGTGGATCCTGCTGTGGCAGGGCATCGCGATCATCGCCTGGACAACCTTGACCACGCTCATCGCCACGGGATCGCTCGCGCTGCTGGCAGGCTGA